The following are encoded together in the Monodelphis domestica isolate mMonDom1 chromosome 5, mMonDom1.pri, whole genome shotgun sequence genome:
- the LOC100029967 gene encoding C-C chemokine receptor type 1, giving the protein MGTSAPLLDFTVPEYNSSFPEYYYFGEDAIPCFKYNIKELASKFLPPLYSLVFIVGLLGNAAVVLILTKYKRLTSMTNIYLFNLAISDLLFLVTIPFWIHYEKQNDWVFGNAMCKLLTGLHYLGLYSEIFFIILLTVDRYVAIVHAVFAIRVRRVVLSVTTSIITWVIALLVSLPDIIFTKTQWEFTHYTCSLHFPHETARIWRKFQALKLNFLGLILPMWIMIACYTGIIRILLKRRNEKKWKAVKLIFAIMIIFFLFWTPYSITILISAFDEFIFTLDCEKSKQLDLAIQVTEVIAFTHCCVNPVIYAFIGERFQKYLSHFARNHIAVHLCRRVPSFLKDRLERASSISPPTGEHEISDEF; this is encoded by the coding sequence ATGGGCACTTCCGCTCCATTACTGGATTTCACTGTGCCTGAATATAATTCCAGTTTTCCTGAATATTACTACTTTGGTGAAGATGCCATTCCATGCTTCAAGTATAATATCAAAGAGCTGGCTTCCAAGTTCTTGCCTCCATTGTACTCACTGGTGTTCATTGTGGGCTTGCTGGGCAATGCCGCGGTGGTGCTGATCCTTACAAAGTACAAGAGACTCACAAGTATGACCAATATCTACCTTTTCAACTTGGCCATCTCTGATCTGCTTTTCCTTGTTACGATTCCATTCTGGATTCACTACGAGAAGCAAAATGATTGGGTCTTTGGGAATGCCATGTGTAAACTCCTTACAGGGTTGCATTATTTGGGCTTATACAGTGAAATCTTCTTTATCATCCTGTTGACTGTTGATAGGTACGTGGCCATTGTCCATGCGGTGTTTGCCATCAGGGTCAGGAGGGTGGTCCTCAGCGTCACAACCAGCATCATCACTTGGGTCATTGCCCTCTTGGTTTCTCTCCCCGACATTATCTTCACCAAGACTCAGTGGGAATTTACTCACTACACCTGCAGCCTGCATTTCCCACATGAGACCGCAAGGATATGGAGAAAATTCCAGGCTTTGAAACTGAACTTCCTGGGACTCATTCTACCCATGTGGATCATGATTGCCTGCTACACAGGGATCATAAGAATCCTGCTTAAACGGAGgaatgagaagaaatggaaagctGTAAAGCTGATTTTTGCCATCATgattatcttctttctcttctggaCGCCCTATAGCATCACAATTCTAATATCTGCTTTTGACGAATTCATTTTCACACTCGACTGTGAGAAAAGCAAGCAATTAGACTTGGCAATACAAGTGACCGAAGTCATCGCCTTCACACACTGTTGTGTCAACCCTGTGATCTATGCCTTCATTGGGGAGAGGTTTCAGAAATACCTCTCTCACTTTGCCCGCAACCACATTGCAGTGCACCTGTGCAGACGCGTGCCATCCTTCCTGAAGGACAGACTGGAGCGGGCCAGTTCTATCTCTCCTCCTACTGGGGAACATGAAATCTCAGACGAGTTTTAG